The following coding sequences lie in one Apostichopus japonicus isolate 1M-3 chromosome 13, ASM3797524v1, whole genome shotgun sequence genomic window:
- the LOC139979176 gene encoding mortality factor 4-like protein 1 — protein sequence MPSGKVKFTDGERVLCFHGPLLYEAKCTKTQMKDKQIKHFIHYNGWNKNWDEWVPEGRVLKFNDANLQKQKELLAAHKAKAKKARLQKKPQDKGEKERSSTPSAEKQASKKAKQEATKAEVAQATPEATPESGRKKRATRGELNVESEESFLNKVEVKVRIPEELKPILVDDWDLITKQKMLLHLPAKHNVDSIIEDYIKHKRTKTATKESIIIEVTQGLKEYFNVMLGTQLLYKFERAQYADILSTHQESPMSKVYGAQHFLRLFVKLGGLLAFTTLDEKSMSLLLTNVHDFLKFLLKNSSTYFNNSDYEVASPEYQRKAM from the exons ATGCCATCAGGGAAAGTCAAATTCACAGATG GAGAAAGGGTACTATGCTTTCATGGCCCACTCTTATATGAAGCAAAA tGCACAAAAACTCAAATGAAGGACAAAcaaatcaaacattttattcattACAATGGCTGGAATAAAAA CTGGGATGAGTGGGTACCAGAAGGTCGAGTCCTGAAGTTTAATGATGCCAATCTACAGAAACAGAAGGAGCTTCTTGCAGCTCACAAAGC GAAAGCCAAGAAAGCAAGACTTCAAAAGAAGCCACAAGATAAAGGTGAAAAAGAGCGATCATCGACTCCATCTGCTGAAAAGCAGGCCAGCAAAAAAGCCAAACAGGAAGCAACAAAGGCCGAAGTTGCTCAAG CTACTCCAGAGGCCACGCCCGAATCTGGGAGAAAGAAAAGAGCCACCAGAGGGGAGTTGAATGTAGAGAGT GAGGAAAGTTTCTTGAATAAAGTCGAGGTTAAAGTTCGAATTCCAGAAGAGTTGAAACCCATCCTGGTTGATGACTGGGACCTTATCACCAAACAAAAGATG CTTCTCCACCTTCCAGCCAAGCACAATGTAGATTCCATCATAGAGGACTACATCAAACACAAGAGGACAAAGACTGCCACCAA AGAAAGCATTATTATTGAAGTCACGCAAGGATTGAAGGAATACTTCAATGTTATGCTAGGGACTCAACTCTTGTACAAGTTTGAGAGAGCTCAGTATGCAGAC ATTCTTTCAACACACCAAGAGAGTCCAATGTCCAAAGTGTATGGTGCTCAACACTTTTTGAGGCTGTTTG TAAAACTTGGAGGCCTCTTGGCATTCACCACCTTAGATGAGAAGAGCATGTCGCTGCTCCTCACTAATGTCCACGATTTCTTGAAATTCCTCCTCAAAAATTCATCGACCTATTTCAACAACAGTGACTATGAGGTAGCATCGCCCGAATACCAGAGGAAGGCTATGTGA
- the LOC139979174 gene encoding alpha-methylacyl-CoA racemase-like — protein sequence MALRGIKVIELAGLAPAPYAGLILSDFGARVIRVDRTNQLMAVDRLCRGKQSIALNWKQPEGLGVLKKLCVSADVLIEPFRPGVMEKMGLGPESIMKENPGLIYARMTGFGQSGPFSKMAGHDINYIATSGVLSQFGRKGETPHAPINLMGDFAGGGMVCALGICMALFERSRSGKGQIIDANMVEGSAYVAAWTFMARDIGVLGDEKGANLLDGGAYFYDTYRTLDGKYMAVGALEPQFYAKLLEGLQLSPDDVPSQMDQSEWPAMKKMFVKIFASKTQSQWSEIFDGKDACVTPVLTRDEAPHHPHNQANKSFLANQSGSYEPVPAPRLSRTPGVPATTARPEAGQHTPEIMAELGYKDEEIKELEASGAVETASVNSKL from the exons ATGGCTTTAAGAGGAATAAAGGTTATCGAGCTTGCTGGTCTGGCACCTGCCCCATATGCTGGTTTGATCCTCTCTGACTTTGGTGCAAGGGTTATCCGGGTAGACAGGACAAACCAATTGATGGCTGTCGACAGGCTCTGTCGAGGAAAACAGTCAATTGCTCTGAACTGGAAGCAACCTGAAGGGCTTGGAGTTCTAAAGAAGCTCTGTGTATCTGCAGATGTGTTGATTGAGCCCTTCAGACCAG gGGTCATGGAGAAAATGGGCCTAGGACCAGAGTCAATTATGAAGGAAAACCCAGGACTGATCTATGCTAGGATGACTGGGTTTGGACAGTCAGGTCCATTCAGCAAGATGGCAGGTCATGACATCAACTACATAGCTACATCAG GGGTTTTATCTCAGTTTGGCAGGAAAGGTGAAACTCCCCATGCCCCTATAAATCTCATGGGTGATTTTGCTGGAGGTGGAATGGTGTGTGCCTTGGGTATCTGCATGGCTCTGTTTGAGAGATCTAGGTCAGGAAAAGGTCAAATCATTGATGCTAACATG GTGGAAGGGTCGGCATACGTAGCTGCTTGGACTTTCATGGCACGTGATATTGGTGTACTAGGAGATGAGAAAGGAGCAAACCTTCTGGATGGAGGGGCTTATTTCTACGATACCTATCGAACACTAGATGGGAAGTATATGGCTGTTGGAGCCCTTGAGCCTCAATTTTATGCCAAGCTGTTAGAAG GGTTACAGCTGTCACCAGATGATGTACCCTCACAGATGGATCAAAGTGAATGGCCTGCCATGAAGAAGATGTTTGTCAAGATCTTTGCATCCAAAACCCAGTCTCAGTGGTCGGAGATCTTCGACGGGAAGGACGCTTGTGTCACCCCTGTGCTGACCAGAGACGAAGCGCCCCACCATCCACACAACCAAGCTAACAAATCGTTCCTTGCGAATCAGTCTGGCAGCTACGAGCCCGTCCCTGCACCACGTTTGTCCCGCACCCCAGGAGTACCGGCGACCACAGCCCGCCCTGAGGCTGGTCAGCACACCCCAGAAATAATGGCAGAGTTAGGATACAAAGATGAAGAAATTAAGGAGTTAGAAGCTAGCGGTGCGGTGGAGACGGCAAGTGTTAATTCTAAATTATAA